The Chloroflexota bacterium genomic interval CGCTGCGGGCCATCCTGGAGGCCGACCTGATCGTTGCCGGCCCCGGCAGCCTGTACACCAGCGTGCTGCCCAATCTGCTGGTGCCGGACATCGTCCGGGCGGTGCGGGCGTCGCGCGCCAAGAAAATCTACGTATGCAACGTGGCCACCCAGCGCGGCGAGACCGAGGGCTACACCCTGGCGGATCACATGGCGGCGTTGCAGCGCCACGTGGGGCCCGACGTCTTCCCCAACGTGCTCGCCAACGACAACCTGACGGAATCTCTGCCCAACGTGCCGGGGGTCGCCTGGGTGCGCCCGGAGTATCCTCCGGATGCGCCGTATCGCGTGTACAAGGCCGACCTGGTGGACCGGGAATGCCCATGGCGGCATGATTCGGAGAAACTGGCTCGCTGGCTCATTGAGTTTTGCGAGAAGGGAGAGTAGGGATATACTACTTCGTGAACTGTGGCACAAATGGATTGCCGAGGGAGAACGGACGATGAACAAACAGACCATTCGCGATGTGCCTGTAGACGGAAAGCGCGTGCTGGTGCGCGTGGATTTCAACGTGCCGCTGGAGGGCGGAGAGGTGCGCGATGATACCCGCATCGTGGCGGCCGTGCCCACTATCCGCTACCTGGTGGACCACAAGGCGCGGGTGATCCTCGCCTCGCACCTGGGCAGGCCCAAGGGCAAGCCGACGCCCGAATTCAGCCTTCGGCCCGTGGCCAAACGCCTGGGCGAGTTGCTGGGGATGCCGGTCGCCTTCGTGGGCGAGTGCATCGGGCCTGAGGCCGAGGCGGCGGTGGCGGCGCTCAAGCCGGGCGAAGTGCTCATGCTGGAGAACCTGCGCTTCCACGCCGAGGAGGAGGCCAACGATCCCGAGTTCAGCCGGAAGTTGGCGGCCCTGGCCGACCTGTACGTCAACGACGCGTTCGGCACGGCGCACCGCGCCCATGCATCCACGGCAGGGGTGGCGGCTTACCTGCCGGCCGTGGCGGGGTTCCTCATGGAGAAGGAGATTGACTACCTCAGCCGCGCGCTGGAGGCGCCCGGTCGGCCCTTTGTGGCCATCCTCGGCGGCGCGAAGATTTCCGACAAGATCGGCGTTGTCAAGAACCTCCTGGGCAAGGTGGATCGGCTCCTCATCGGGGGCGGGATGGCTAACACGTTCCTGAAGGCGCAAGGCTACGACGTGGCGGCGTCGCTGGTGGAAGAGGACAGCGTCGCCATCGCCAAGGAGTTGTTGGCGCAGGGCGCGGGCCGGATTCTGCTCCCGACGGACGCTGTGGTGGCCAACGCCTTCGCCGCCGACGCCGAGGCTAAGGTCGTGCCGGTGGGGCAGGTGCCTGCGGGGTGGCGCATCCTGGACATCGGCCCGGAGACCGTGAAGGCTTACTCCAAGGCGCTGCGCGGAGCCAAGACGGTGGTGTGGAACGGGCCGATGGGGGTCTTTGAGTTCCCGCGCTTCGCGGAAGGGACCTTCGCCATTGCGCGCGCGCTGGCCAAACTGCCCGGCGCCGTTACCATCATCGGCGGGGGCGACTCGGCCGCGGCGGTGGAGCAGGCGGGCGTCGCCGACAAGGTGTCGCATGTGTCCACGGGCGGCGGCGCCTCGCTGGAGTTCCTGGAGGGCAAGACGCTACCGGGCGTGGCGGCGCTGGCAGACCGATCGTAGGTTGTAGGGGCAACCGGCCGGTCGCCCCTACTGCATCGTTACCTTCATGTCCAGCGGCACGGTGTTGTACCACGTGTTGCCGGGCTTGAGCGGGAACAGTTGCCCGTCGGGGCCGATGAGGGTGAGCGGGTCGGGGCGATTGGGCCGCTTCCAGGTAACATCCCAGGCTTTGCCGTCGCGGAGGACTGTCGCACGGCCCTCGCCCCACAACTGAATCTGAATGGAGTGGGAGCCAAGTTCATCCTCCACGATGAGCGTCTCCACATGGTTGACGTACAGGATCACCACGTTGTTCGCCCCGATTTGCTGATCCGTCAGGCGGTCTTTGTGCGGTTGGCCGAGGATGGAGTGCAGGTACTGGCCCCGCTGGGGATCCCACGTCCATGTAACGTCAGAGTAGTACTTGCTGTAGGGGATGAAGACCGAACTGACGGGCTTGCCCCCCGCGGGCACGGCGGCGTCAAACCGCATCCCCCGAATGTCCCGCTTGCCAAACCAGCCTTTCGTTTTGACGTAGTCCCAGATGGTCTTGGTGTCGGTAAACAGCGTGTGCTCGTAGGCGAGGCCCGGGATCTTCACGCGGTAGAAAACGGGCGCGCCAAACCAGTCCGACAGCGCGCGGTCGGCGAAGTCCGACTCCGTGATGAGGCGCGTAACTTCGGGGCTGGCGCCCGAATAGATGAGGCCGCACTGAAACATGGCGGGGATTTCCAGGTCAATTAGGCGGGCGCTCCGCACCGAACCAATGCGCTCCACCTCTTGGCTGTGGTAGATGGCGGTGTAGCGGGTAACGCCGCCCTCGGCC includes:
- a CDS encoding DUF3048 domain-containing protein, with amino-acid sequence MKRCLQWSILAVLVAALAWPLAGCGGPAPTPTPTKTPRPAATATPAPATPTPPPPIQVATPTPEPTPALPTPLPTVAGNVWPLTGLPVADPALLERPPIAVKISNSPQVRPQSGLQAADIVFEHLAEGGVTRYTAIYHSQEVERIGSVRSARLIDLEIPAMFQCGLIYSGASPEVTRLITESDFADRALSDWFGAPVFYRVKIPGLAYEHTLFTDTKTIWDYVKTKGWFGKRDIRGMRFDAAVPAGGKPVSSVFIPYSKYYSDVTWTWDPQRGQYLHSILGQPHKDRLTDQQIGANNVVILYVNHVETLIVEDELGSHSIQIQLWGEGRATVLRDGKAWDVTWKRPNRPDPLTLIGPDGQLFPLKPGNTWYNTVPLDMKVTMQ
- a CDS encoding phosphoglycerate kinase, which encodes MNKQTIRDVPVDGKRVLVRVDFNVPLEGGEVRDDTRIVAAVPTIRYLVDHKARVILASHLGRPKGKPTPEFSLRPVAKRLGELLGMPVAFVGECIGPEAEAAVAALKPGEVLMLENLRFHAEEEANDPEFSRKLAALADLYVNDAFGTAHRAHASTAGVAAYLPAVAGFLMEKEIDYLSRALEAPGRPFVAILGGAKISDKIGVVKNLLGKVDRLLIGGGMANTFLKAQGYDVAASLVEEDSVAIAKELLAQGAGRILLPTDAVVANAFAADAEAKVVPVGQVPAGWRILDIGPETVKAYSKALRGAKTVVWNGPMGVFEFPRFAEGTFAIARALAKLPGAVTIIGGGDSAAAVEQAGVADKVSHVSTGGGASLEFLEGKTLPGVAALADRS